From the genome of Candidatus Defluviilinea proxima:
ACCATGAAAACCAGGTAGGGACTCTTACGACCCTGATAGAAGGTCGTATGGATAAACATCACCAGCATAATCTCACCCAATCCTACCGACAGGAAGAATGGCCATATAAAATTAGTAAAAGGAGATAAGGTGAAAAATATATCCCCCAAGCCAGTAATATAGAAGAAGCCTGCCAGCCACAGGAGGTTAGGCAGTTTTTGATGACGCCCTATCCGGGTCAATTGAATTGCAATGATAAATCGTGCTATCACCAACACCCATGTGATAGCGACTGCTACTAGTGGAGACATATTATATATTTCCTTTCTTTTCAACCATCACAAAAGATACCCATCCCATATTAATGGGCTTCCATTGTAAATAGCGATTGTTGTTCAACCAAAGTTTCCATCAACCGATCCGTAACGGCAGTTACATCCTTGACCCCTATATTCGTCAGGATTTGAGATAATGACGGACCTTCAATGAGTGTTTTCCAATCCCGATACTTCATATTTGTTATATAGGTCAAAGTTTCGTTCATTGTTTTTACAGGATCTGAAATTCGTTGCAGGGACTTCACGCTATTTGCAACAGCCATGCGCAAGACACCGCGACAGAGCACTTCATCCTTCCCTATTTCTTGGGCTAGACTTGCCCCAAGAGTATGAAACATATTGCTCACAGTGTTCCTCCTGAATACCCAAACTCTCTAAAAAATCGGACTAAATTCCACAATATAAAACCTAGGTACTGAAACAAAATATTACGCCAAAATTATGTACACGGCTAAAAAGTATAGCAGAAACCTTTTCTCGTGCATTTATCAAATCAGAAAGGTGCATAAGTTAACCATATTAATTTTCCCTCTGTAACGAGAAAAACAAAGGCATTGACCCAGCTGCCACTCTGAATTCCCATCAATCCATCCTCAGGACATGAAGGAATCAATAAGAGATATAATCAGCCCTATGAAACAGGGAACCTTCGAAAAAGAGATATTCATTCAATCTGATGTGGCCACTGTGATCCACGTCATTGCCGATTACAGTAACCACCACAAGATCCATCCGCTCATTCTGAAAGTGGAACGTGCCAAAGAGGAACCTGCTGGTGTACGCCGTTACTACATCACCGACAGTTTGCAATGGGGACCGTTCAAATTCAAGATCAAGTATCAGGCTGACATTATTGCGATCACAGAAGATACTGTTCATACAGAAGCGTATCAGTCACCGGGCACCTACGTCACAAATATCACAAAAGTCACGCCGAAAGATAATGGTGTTCGCTTGCACGAGACTATCACGATGAAAACTCCTGATATGCTCTTCAACTATGCGTTTAAACAAGCCGAAACAGCACACGAAGAAATGCTGAAACGCATCAAAAAGTTTGTCGAAAGCAACGCGAAGCCATAACATACAGTTAATCCAGAATCAACGATTCCTGATAGAATAACCAAGAAGAAGCCCTTCAAAGGGCTTCTTCCATGTAACCTAAAGGAATCACACTTTCGATGCATTACAACATCCGCCTGTTCTGGCGCACATTCTATCGCTCCTTCTTCGCATCCAAAAATACTCCCGCCCGCCTCGTAAAAAAACGAATCATATTTCTGGCTTTATTCTATTTAGTCTGGCCTATTGGCTC
Proteins encoded in this window:
- a CDS encoding SRPBCC family protein — translated: MKQGTFEKEIFIQSDVATVIHVIADYSNHHKIHPLILKVERAKEEPAGVRRYYITDSLQWGPFKFKIKYQADIIAITEDTVHTEAYQSPGTYVTNITKVTPKDNGVRLHETITMKTPDMLFNYAFKQAETAHEEMLKRIKKFVESNAKP